One part of the Sorangiineae bacterium MSr11954 genome encodes these proteins:
- a CDS encoding DUF4041 domain-containing protein — translation MTIVWVSLFVLALLVIAVLAWVLHRTNRELRTAEARAAHEAWQKNGLAHRVQELSKYQAIIDVDVYVAQARTTVAGMTKEAEASALAMTQQAHLESNRIISEANGKAHEIAGEAMAAVQKAKGLEQTVRAMQNVIDGYGERYVLPSSGLLDELAGQYGFAEAGKKLKEARERTKAMVKRGQAAECDYVETNRRATAVAFVLDAFNGKVDSVLADVGDGDFGTLRQKILDAYTLVNHHGTAFRNARIAGGYLEARLEELKWAVAVVELKAREREEQRAIREKMREEEKAQRDYERALKDAQKEEDVLRKAMEKARLEVAKAGVEQKALYEQRLRELSEKLRTAEEKNQRALSMAQQTKSGHVYIISNEGSFGQHVFKIGMTRRLEPMDRVRELGDASVPFEFDVHAMIRSDDAPALENALHRVFVQYQVNKVNARKEFFRVALADVRREIERLGIHCTWTMTAACREFRETQALERSLASDPGRAHAWISQNIREHARSMAEAPLVEAEA, via the coding sequence ATGACCATCGTATGGGTAAGTTTGTTCGTACTCGCGTTGCTGGTGATCGCGGTGCTCGCGTGGGTGCTCCACCGAACGAATCGAGAGCTTCGTACCGCGGAGGCGCGGGCGGCGCACGAGGCTTGGCAAAAGAATGGGCTCGCCCATCGGGTGCAGGAGCTGAGCAAGTATCAAGCGATCATCGACGTCGACGTGTATGTGGCGCAGGCCCGCACCACGGTCGCGGGCATGACGAAGGAGGCCGAGGCGTCCGCCTTGGCCATGACGCAGCAGGCTCACCTCGAGTCGAACCGCATCATTTCGGAGGCGAATGGGAAGGCGCACGAGATTGCGGGGGAGGCGATGGCGGCCGTACAGAAGGCCAAGGGGCTGGAGCAGACGGTGCGCGCCATGCAGAACGTCATCGACGGATACGGCGAGCGTTATGTCTTGCCCAGCAGCGGCTTACTCGACGAGCTCGCGGGGCAATATGGCTTTGCCGAGGCGGGAAAGAAGCTGAAGGAGGCCAGGGAGCGAACGAAAGCCATGGTCAAGCGCGGGCAAGCCGCCGAGTGCGACTATGTGGAGACCAACCGGCGCGCGACCGCCGTGGCCTTCGTGCTGGACGCCTTCAATGGGAAGGTCGACAGCGTTCTTGCGGATGTCGGGGATGGGGATTTCGGCACGCTTCGGCAGAAGATCCTCGATGCGTATACCTTGGTGAACCATCATGGCACGGCGTTTCGGAATGCGCGGATCGCGGGTGGCTACCTGGAGGCGCGTCTGGAGGAGCTGAAATGGGCCGTCGCGGTGGTGGAGCTCAAGGCGCGCGAGCGGGAGGAGCAGCGGGCGATCCGGGAAAAGATGCGCGAAGAGGAGAAAGCCCAGCGCGACTACGAGCGTGCCTTGAAGGACGCGCAGAAGGAGGAAGACGTTCTACGGAAGGCGATGGAGAAGGCGCGCCTGGAGGTGGCAAAGGCGGGGGTCGAACAGAAAGCCCTCTACGAGCAGCGGCTGCGCGAGCTGTCGGAGAAGCTCCGCACCGCGGAGGAGAAGAACCAGCGCGCGCTATCCATGGCGCAGCAGACCAAGTCGGGTCACGTGTACATCATCTCGAACGAGGGATCGTTCGGCCAGCATGTCTTCAAGATTGGTATGACGCGCCGGCTCGAGCCGATGGATCGCGTTCGTGAGCTCGGCGACGCGAGCGTGCCCTTCGAGTTCGATGTGCACGCGATGATTCGAAGTGACGATGCGCCCGCGCTCGAAAACGCGCTCCACCGGGTGTTCGTGCAATATCAAGTCAACAAGGTGAACGCGCGAAAAGAGTTTTTCCGGGTCGCGCTGGCCGACGTTCGCCGCGAGATCGAGCGGCTTGGGATTCACTGCACGTGGACCATGACCGCCGCGTGCCGAGAGTTTCGGGAGACGCAGGCCCTCGAGCGCTCGCTGGCATCGGATCCGGGGCGAGCCCACGCGTGGATCTCGCAAAACATCCGTGAGCATGCCCGGTCGATGGCCGAGGCGCCATTGGTGGAGGCCGAGGCATGA
- a CDS encoding TerB N-terminal domain-containing protein, giving the protein MNSPHDGWKLSAPSALASASACIRVRSLGAGFHYERFDEGLRQWCPISSEWVGREIARHLRRKDLFKTYAVVALVFVLLALRVHGVFGAMAFFAALGCGVPVYRWSKRRRTVSFAYDSNDVEVARRAGLCSAAGRWLASTHALWHVYHAVTTLDLRRNAGAGTLVRRVQTSCRAQSPREFALQAEAWSVWTGGRHILFLPDALVVWEGAWVGFFPYEELAVRAADTRFVEHGYGVPRDARQVDTTWRFVRNDGGPDLRFKGNARLPVMEYGELEIGFPRHGHRLILQTSNRHAAHGAAAALAELSRWWVSRHAVPAPVPAHHAVPAPVPAYHARPAHHVAPAPAPRPPPPVERTPPPPRPRILPQRFIGPNEPIAVAGRAIAHPLTYVCRERHQGIDASAIVTDAPVGDADRALGLPYWPRYSEIDPDQRARYLDWMAAGRSDPAIAIGYPFIFFYGLERRILLDDADHELVRREVSRLLSIHGAHPSFRSYASELLAFEALRQIERAPTAPEGDVERWLAPMAANTPTALVGLAAWYQRRGLPLPARHAALVVQGMEEAKRSTLVTHAAAELSELFALRYRDAFGDGLVLEAAKRPLTIDYRPASSTLLREAQTPDALRLALPNVLGRPAQFKPAVAIWNQCIDDLRRTNRRKESGKRALTAEAWAALPPELRARCDHPDQDAWDMVVSAAPRLSTYHVLEAGALAKLLGASEAEKVTAVQMRKIGERAAEVGYALEPDGRARTKAMRWNEEVVVWRSSDVGRPDPRKHEAMLAMMSLAVTIAMADGVVTEDEHSALHRVLSDMFELDPPMRVRLDAMKHLLLRQPARAIAVAKKLRSKLAANELSKVARVLVLIAAADGTIAKTEHEALRALYRAMGLLPEELEAALAQTGAKMERDLPAPAANEVRLDPKAIQAILADTHDVSAMLAHVFDGDEDESPAPVSEARDSKSPEHAPTPEHAPTPTPERASAPIAALAAGLDVRYHTTLEALLTKTHWPRDEVRNLAARHHFMPGAVLESINAWSDETLGDFLIEDRGDWHVNIELTKVAP; this is encoded by the coding sequence ATGAATTCCCCGCACGACGGCTGGAAGCTCTCCGCACCGAGCGCGCTGGCGAGCGCCTCGGCCTGCATTCGTGTGCGGTCGCTCGGCGCGGGGTTTCATTACGAGCGCTTCGACGAGGGGCTTCGGCAATGGTGTCCCATTTCCAGTGAGTGGGTCGGCCGCGAGATCGCGCGTCACCTTCGCCGCAAGGACCTGTTCAAGACGTATGCGGTCGTTGCGCTCGTCTTCGTTTTGCTGGCTTTGCGCGTTCATGGGGTTTTCGGTGCCATGGCGTTCTTTGCCGCATTGGGCTGCGGCGTGCCCGTGTACCGCTGGTCGAAGCGGCGGCGCACGGTGTCGTTTGCGTACGATTCGAACGATGTCGAGGTGGCGCGACGGGCGGGGCTTTGCAGCGCCGCCGGGCGGTGGCTGGCATCCACCCATGCGCTCTGGCACGTCTACCATGCGGTGACGACCTTGGATCTCCGGCGAAATGCGGGGGCTGGAACGCTCGTTCGCCGGGTGCAAACGTCGTGTCGCGCGCAATCGCCGCGGGAGTTCGCGCTCCAGGCGGAGGCTTGGTCGGTGTGGACGGGCGGCCGGCATATCCTCTTTTTGCCCGACGCGTTGGTGGTTTGGGAAGGCGCCTGGGTCGGGTTCTTCCCCTATGAAGAGCTCGCGGTTCGAGCCGCCGATACGCGGTTCGTCGAACATGGATACGGTGTTCCCCGGGACGCGCGACAAGTCGATACCACATGGAGGTTCGTTCGCAACGATGGCGGGCCCGATTTGCGTTTCAAGGGCAATGCCCGGCTGCCCGTCATGGAATACGGTGAGCTCGAGATCGGATTTCCGCGGCATGGGCATCGTTTGATCCTCCAGACATCCAATCGACATGCCGCCCACGGCGCCGCTGCCGCCCTGGCCGAGCTCTCGCGTTGGTGGGTATCCCGCCACGCGGTGCCCGCGCCCGTGCCGGCTCACCACGCGGTGCCGGCGCCCGTGCCGGCGTACCACGCGAGACCGGCTCATCATGTGGCACCGGCGCCCGCTCCGCGCCCGCCGCCCCCCGTGGAACGGACGCCACCCCCTCCGCGGCCGCGGATTCTGCCGCAACGATTCATCGGACCGAACGAACCCATCGCCGTCGCCGGTCGCGCGATCGCGCACCCGCTCACCTACGTCTGCCGCGAGCGGCACCAAGGGATCGACGCGAGCGCGATCGTGACCGACGCGCCCGTTGGAGACGCGGATCGCGCGCTCGGCCTCCCGTACTGGCCACGCTACAGCGAAATCGATCCCGATCAGCGGGCGCGGTACCTGGATTGGATGGCGGCAGGCCGCAGCGATCCGGCCATCGCGATTGGATATCCGTTCATCTTCTTTTACGGCCTCGAGCGGCGCATTCTGCTCGACGACGCCGACCACGAGCTGGTGCGGCGAGAGGTCTCGCGCCTGCTCTCCATTCATGGCGCGCACCCGTCCTTTCGATCGTACGCATCGGAGCTCCTGGCGTTCGAGGCGCTGCGGCAGATCGAGCGCGCTCCCACCGCGCCGGAGGGCGACGTCGAACGATGGCTCGCCCCCATGGCCGCGAACACGCCCACGGCCCTCGTGGGCCTCGCCGCATGGTACCAGCGACGCGGCCTTCCCCTCCCGGCGCGCCACGCGGCCCTGGTGGTGCAGGGCATGGAGGAGGCCAAACGCAGCACGCTCGTGACCCACGCCGCGGCGGAGCTCTCGGAGCTCTTTGCGCTTCGCTACCGCGACGCGTTTGGCGACGGTCTCGTGCTCGAGGCCGCGAAGCGGCCGCTGACGATCGACTATCGCCCCGCGAGCAGCACGCTCCTGCGCGAGGCGCAAACTCCGGACGCGCTCCGCCTCGCGCTCCCCAATGTGCTCGGCCGGCCCGCGCAGTTCAAGCCGGCCGTCGCCATTTGGAATCAGTGCATCGACGATCTGCGGAGAACGAACCGGCGAAAGGAGAGTGGCAAACGCGCGCTGACGGCGGAGGCTTGGGCCGCCTTGCCACCCGAGCTGCGCGCCCGATGCGATCACCCCGATCAGGACGCGTGGGACATGGTCGTCTCGGCCGCGCCGCGGCTGTCGACGTACCATGTCCTCGAGGCGGGCGCGCTCGCCAAGCTCCTCGGCGCCTCCGAGGCCGAGAAGGTGACCGCGGTTCAAATGCGCAAGATCGGCGAGCGCGCCGCCGAGGTGGGGTATGCCCTCGAGCCGGACGGGCGGGCTCGCACCAAGGCCATGCGGTGGAACGAGGAGGTCGTGGTGTGGCGCTCCTCGGATGTCGGCCGGCCAGATCCTCGAAAGCACGAGGCGATGTTGGCCATGATGTCGCTCGCCGTGACCATCGCCATGGCCGACGGCGTCGTGACGGAGGACGAGCACTCGGCCCTGCATCGGGTCTTGAGCGATATGTTCGAGCTCGATCCTCCCATGCGCGTGCGGCTCGATGCCATGAAGCACCTGCTCCTCCGCCAACCGGCGCGCGCCATCGCCGTTGCGAAGAAGCTGCGTTCGAAGCTCGCGGCGAACGAGCTCTCCAAGGTGGCCCGCGTCTTGGTGCTCATCGCGGCCGCCGACGGGACGATCGCCAAAACGGAGCACGAAGCCTTGCGCGCGTTGTATCGGGCCATGGGCCTTTTGCCGGAGGAGCTCGAGGCGGCGCTGGCGCAGACGGGGGCCAAGATGGAGCGCGACCTGCCCGCGCCCGCCGCCAACGAGGTGCGACTCGATCCGAAGGCGATTCAAGCCATCCTGGCCGACACCCACGACGTCAGCGCCATGCTGGCCCACGTCTTCGACGGCGACGAGGACGAGTCGCCGGCGCCGGTGAGCGAGGCGCGCGATTCCAAATCACCCGAGCACGCGCCGACGCCCGAGCACGCGCCCACGCCCACGCCAGAGCGAGCCTCGGCGCCCATCGCGGCTTTGGCCGCCGGGCTCGACGTCCGTTACCACACGACCTTGGAGGCGCTCTTGACGAAAACACATTGGCCCCGCGACGAAGTTCGGAACCTCGCCGCGCGGCACCATTTCATGCCTGGCGCCGTTTTGGAGAGCATCAACGCATGGTCCGATGAGACCTTGGGCGACTTCCTCATCGAGGACCGAGGTGATTGGCACGTCAACATCGAGCTTACGAAGGTTGCGCCATGA
- a CDS encoding ATP-binding protein — translation MSMQTRAPVRIKDRDRQAILRALRAGVVPRVGLQHIQVGRKAEVAAILDDLKHAEEGGAGVRFVIGRFGAGKSFFLNLASVVAIEKGFLVARADITTDRRLHGTGGQARALFAELMRNLASKTRPDGGALGDVIERWLSMVVQEVGEEGDAMDRAIVERLRPLEELVSGFELHQLLYRYYTAQRTGDEETQRAIIRWLRAEYDTKTEAKRDLGVRTIIEDRDFYDYLKLFAKFARIAGYKGLLVCIDELVVLSHRLASKQARASNYEAILRILNDCLQGHVEGLAILFGGTDEAFADKRRGLCSYEALATRLQHNEFAADGVDLSGPVLRLKTLTPEDLYVLLARIRDVFARGEPSSYLLPDEGLQLFLEHSQRRLGEDYFRSPRDAVVRFVGLLHVLEDDPQHDWRAALGRVDALAVPESTSAEAEPRPVPEEAGDLVDFEL, via the coding sequence ATGAGCATGCAAACGCGAGCACCCGTTCGCATCAAAGACCGAGACCGACAAGCCATCCTCCGAGCCTTGCGCGCCGGGGTCGTGCCGCGCGTGGGGCTCCAGCACATTCAAGTCGGTCGCAAGGCGGAGGTCGCGGCCATTTTGGACGACTTGAAGCACGCCGAAGAGGGAGGCGCCGGTGTGCGATTCGTGATCGGGCGATTTGGCGCGGGCAAGAGCTTCTTTCTCAATCTGGCCAGCGTGGTGGCGATTGAAAAGGGCTTCCTCGTGGCCCGCGCGGATATCACCACCGATCGGCGCCTTCACGGCACGGGAGGGCAGGCGCGGGCGCTCTTCGCGGAGTTGATGCGCAACCTCGCCTCCAAGACGCGGCCCGATGGTGGGGCGCTCGGCGATGTGATCGAGCGATGGCTCTCGATGGTCGTGCAGGAGGTCGGAGAAGAAGGCGACGCCATGGATCGGGCCATCGTCGAGCGTTTGCGCCCGCTCGAGGAGCTCGTGAGCGGGTTCGAGCTGCACCAGCTCCTGTATCGCTATTACACGGCGCAGCGGACGGGCGACGAAGAGACGCAGCGGGCCATCATCCGCTGGCTTCGGGCGGAGTACGACACCAAGACGGAGGCCAAGCGCGACCTCGGCGTTCGGACCATCATCGAGGACCGCGACTTTTATGATTACCTGAAGCTGTTCGCCAAGTTTGCGCGCATCGCAGGCTACAAAGGGCTGCTCGTATGCATCGACGAGCTGGTCGTGCTCTCGCATCGCCTGGCGAGCAAACAGGCGAGGGCATCGAACTACGAGGCCATCCTGCGCATCCTGAACGACTGTTTGCAGGGCCATGTCGAGGGGCTCGCGATCCTGTTCGGCGGCACCGACGAGGCCTTCGCCGATAAGCGCCGGGGGCTCTGCAGCTACGAAGCGCTGGCGACGCGCTTGCAGCACAATGAGTTTGCGGCGGACGGGGTCGATCTCTCGGGCCCCGTCCTTCGCCTGAAGACCCTTACGCCGGAGGATCTCTACGTCCTCCTCGCGCGGATCCGCGACGTCTTTGCGCGCGGCGAGCCATCGAGCTATTTGCTCCCCGACGAGGGGCTGCAGCTCTTTCTCGAGCACTCGCAGCGAAGACTGGGCGAGGACTATTTTCGCTCGCCGCGCGACGCGGTGGTCCGCTTCGTCGGCCTGCTCCACGTGCTCGAGGACGATCCGCAGCACGATTGGCGGGCGGCGCTCGGACGGGTCGATGCCCTGGCGGTGCCGGAGAGCACGTCCGCCGAGGCGGAGCCCCGGCCGGTGCCCGAGGAGGCTGGCGATCTGGTGGACTTCGAGCTGTAG
- a CDS encoding DEAD/DEAH box helicase, with amino-acid sequence MREAFDALHTNVQRKLWDMRWTELRPIQVQAIRHLLGKGGDCILSSPTASGKTEAAFLPILSAIADDPAGSVRAVYIGPLKALIDDQFRRLEELCERLEVPVHRWHGDVGDGARRRLLAAPGGVLLITPESLEAMFVRRATAMPRLFRRLAYVVVDEMHAFLGTERGAQLVCQLHRLRMRAGCDPVRIGLSATLGDAPSARGWLRPGGPAATLIEDSASETTLAIRVRGLWRRAPRAGGEREDAIEVDTSLVELARAILLAGKGNTNLIFANAKSRIEALADALVREAESMQLADAIVVHHGSLSKEMRAHAEERLRAAGPCSAVCSNTLELGIDIGQIDEVVQVSAPWSVASLVQRVGRSGRRAHARRVLRGYFVEDAADAQSVVWDGLHLEFLRAVALIELMLERFLEPPHLGRAHASTLIHQILSTLAETGGATAAVLYARVVGSGAFAAATPESFAEVLRELGRRDLIEQMGDGSLVLGDRGQDQVDHYTFYAAFHAPEELRVLHGDDVLGTLAEVPPPGEHVIFAGRRWRVDAIDMERRAVFVSPSKGGKPPAFISPPGLVHPEVHRKMRELLLGGNEPAYLDDVAKAILKSSRATAARVGYFAPSAQPFAGGLRLFLFGGTRVHKTLYLVLARAGIDVDVYDIGLEARGATENIVDTLRAFANAPDPEGLAAFADEKLEQRRFGREKFEPFLPPSLWRAVFVREELDIPSVVVMVQGITS; translated from the coding sequence ATGCGCGAGGCCTTCGACGCATTGCACACGAACGTGCAGCGCAAGCTCTGGGACATGCGGTGGACCGAGCTCCGGCCCATTCAAGTCCAGGCCATTCGCCATCTCCTCGGCAAAGGCGGCGATTGCATCCTTTCGTCCCCGACGGCGAGCGGAAAGACGGAGGCGGCGTTTCTCCCCATCTTGTCCGCCATCGCCGACGATCCGGCGGGCTCGGTGCGTGCAGTTTACATCGGTCCGCTCAAGGCCTTGATCGACGATCAATTTCGGCGGCTCGAGGAGCTGTGCGAGCGGCTGGAGGTGCCCGTGCACAGGTGGCACGGCGACGTGGGGGATGGCGCGCGAAGGCGCCTGCTGGCGGCGCCGGGCGGCGTTTTGCTCATCACGCCCGAGTCGCTGGAGGCCATGTTCGTGCGGCGCGCCACCGCGATGCCGAGGCTCTTTCGCCGGCTCGCGTATGTCGTGGTCGACGAGATGCACGCGTTCCTCGGCACGGAGAGGGGCGCGCAGCTCGTCTGTCAGCTGCATCGTTTGCGCATGCGCGCGGGCTGCGATCCCGTGCGCATCGGGCTCTCGGCCACCTTGGGCGATGCCCCATCGGCGCGGGGCTGGCTGCGCCCCGGCGGGCCCGCGGCGACCTTGATCGAGGACTCGGCGAGCGAGACCACGTTGGCCATCCGGGTGCGGGGATTGTGGCGCCGCGCCCCTCGCGCCGGCGGCGAACGCGAGGACGCCATCGAGGTGGATACGAGCCTGGTGGAGCTCGCGCGCGCCATCCTCCTCGCCGGAAAAGGAAATACGAACCTCATCTTCGCCAACGCGAAATCACGAATCGAGGCGCTGGCCGACGCCCTCGTACGCGAAGCCGAATCGATGCAGCTCGCGGACGCCATCGTGGTGCACCATGGCTCCCTCTCGAAGGAGATGCGCGCGCACGCGGAGGAGCGCCTTCGCGCCGCCGGCCCCTGTTCGGCCGTGTGCTCCAACACCCTCGAGCTCGGGATCGATATCGGGCAGATCGACGAGGTGGTTCAGGTCTCCGCGCCATGGTCGGTCGCATCGCTGGTGCAGCGGGTGGGTCGCAGCGGACGGCGGGCCCATGCGCGAAGGGTCCTACGTGGCTATTTCGTCGAGGACGCCGCCGACGCGCAAAGCGTCGTCTGGGATGGGCTTCACCTCGAGTTCCTGAGGGCGGTGGCGCTCATCGAGTTGATGCTGGAGCGATTCCTCGAGCCACCGCACCTCGGCCGCGCGCACGCGTCGACCCTCATTCATCAGATCCTGTCGACCTTGGCCGAGACCGGCGGTGCGACGGCGGCCGTGCTCTACGCGCGCGTGGTGGGGTCGGGCGCATTTGCGGCCGCGACGCCCGAGAGCTTTGCAGAGGTGCTTCGGGAGCTCGGGCGGCGGGATCTCATCGAGCAGATGGGGGATGGCAGCCTCGTTCTCGGGGATCGAGGCCAGGACCAGGTCGATCATTACACCTTCTACGCGGCGTTTCATGCGCCCGAGGAGCTGCGCGTCCTTCATGGGGACGACGTGCTCGGCACCTTGGCCGAAGTGCCCCCACCCGGTGAGCACGTGATCTTCGCCGGACGACGATGGCGGGTCGATGCGATCGACATGGAGCGCCGCGCGGTGTTCGTGAGCCCTTCGAAGGGTGGAAAGCCGCCCGCGTTCATTTCGCCGCCCGGGCTCGTTCACCCCGAGGTGCATCGGAAAATGAGGGAGCTCCTGCTGGGAGGGAACGAGCCCGCCTATTTGGATGATGTCGCCAAAGCGATCTTGAAGAGCAGCCGCGCGACGGCCGCGCGCGTCGGGTATTTCGCGCCCAGCGCGCAGCCGTTTGCGGGCGGTCTGCGCCTCTTTCTCTTTGGTGGTACGCGTGTTCATAAAACGTTGTACTTGGTATTGGCGCGCGCGGGCATCGACGTCGATGTCTATGACATTGGGCTCGAAGCCCGCGGGGCCACCGAAAATATCGTCGATACCTTGCGCGCGTTTGCGAACGCGCCGGACCCTGAAGGGCTCGCGGCCTTTGCCGATGAGAAGCTCGAACAGAGGCGGTTCGGGCGGGAGAAGTTCGAGCCATTTCTACCGCCGTCGCTTTGGCGCGCGGTGTTCGTGCGCGAGGAGCTGGACATTCCGTCGGTGGTGGTCATGGTCCAAGGGATCACCTCGTGA